The DNA sequence ATACGATTCTCTGTCCGGGTTGAGCATCTAAATTGTCCCAGGCGCAGTTGGCGCAGGCATTAAAACTTTTACCCCGGATTAGAGATAAGAGGGTCTTAGTCGGTTTCAATACCGCGGACGATGCCGGTGTTTATCAATTGGATAAAAACCGGGCATTGGTCCAAACCGTTGACCTCTTCACCCCGGTCGTTGATGACCCTTATCTCTTCGGGCAGATTGCTGCGGCTAACTCTTTGAGTGATATTTATGCGATGGGTGGTAAGCCATTGGTAGCAATGAATATCACAGGTTTTAATGCCAATCTCCCAATTGAAGATTTGGCTCTCTTATTAAAAGGAGGGCAAAAGAAGGCAAGAGAAGCCAATTGTCCAATCATCGGTGGGCACACCTTTCGCAATGAACAAATCTTTTACGGTCTTTCCGTAACCGGTCTCATTAACCCAAAGAGAATAATTACTAATGCCCAAGCCAAACCCGGTGATGTAATATTTTTGACCAAACCCTTAGGCACCGGAACTATTGCCCAGGCTTTAATCTTAAAAACCGAAGTGAGGGAAGAGACAAAAAAAATAGCCATCGCCTCAATGACCAGATTAAATCGGGATGCCTCAGAGGTTATGAAGAAAGTAGGGGTGAATGCGGCAACCGATGTCACTGGTTTCGGTCTTTTGGGACACCTTTCGGAAATGGCGACTGCCAGTAAGGTTGGGATAAAGGTCTTTGCCCGAGAGGTGCCGATAATTGAAGGGGTAATTGAATTGGTGGAAAAGGGGATAATTGATTCCGGGGTGATGATGAATAAATATTCCTTTGGTGCCAATATCTCTTTTAGTGAAAACTTACCTTCTTTCTATCAGACGATTCTCTTTGGGTCCGAGTCATCCGGTGGCCTTTTAATCTCCTGTCCGAAGAAGAAAGCGGAGAAGATGGGGGAGAGGTTAAAGAAAAAAGGGGTGTTTTATAAAATCATTGGGGAAGTAGTTTCCGAAAATCCCGGAAAGATAATCGTCTTATAACCTTGGAGTTAAGGCGTAAGCCTTTTATAAAATCCTTACGGATTAACTCCCTTGAGATTGCTTCGTCCGCCCCAGGCGGACTCGCAATGACAATATCCATTATTCTCGGATTTAACTCGTAAGACTTTTATTTCTTCCTTCGTCATGGCGAAGCAATCCCTTTTTTCTCAAAGCCTTTTATAAATTATAAAATTTTTTTCCCTCTTTTATAAACCGCTACTATTTCACTTTCTTTTACCAATAAGTTTTCTTTTAAGACGATAAAGTCCGCCCAATAACTCTCTTTTAGCATCCCAATCTCATCTTCTTGGCAAATACCATAGGCACCAAATTTCGTAAAGAGATAAATGGCAGACTTTCTATCCAATCTCTCTTTTTCGTTGGGATGGAAAACCGCTGATTTTATCCCCAAAATTGGGTCAAGGGGGGTGATGGGAGAATCAGAACCACCGAGTACAATTAAGCCCTGTTCAAGAAAACTCCTATAAGGGTTAGTAAATTTTATTCTCTCGCCCAGACGGGAATGGTACATCTTTCCTTCTCCGCCCCAGAAATATTCAAATGCTGGTTGGACCGAAGGTAAAATTTTTAACTTTGCCAATCTTCTTAATAGATCCGGTGGCACCAATTCGCAATGCTCAATCCGGTGGCGGAGTGGATTATCTTGGAGAATTCTTTCAAAACCCCTTAAAACTTGGTCAATCGCCCGGTCACCGATACAATGGAATGCCATCTGTAAACCTTCTTTATCCGCTTCTTCCTGAAAACGGAATAAATCTTCATCCGAGAAATATAAAATCCCGTTCTCTCCTTTTTTATCGCTATAATCTTCCCTTAATGCCGCGGTGTGGGAGCCGAAGGAACCGTCAATTAAAATACAGCCACCAATGCGGTTTAAGCCCAGTTCTTTAACCATCTTGATATTTAAGGTCTGGGGAAAGATGATAACAGAAATTGGTAGGGAGGGGATTAAATCTAAGA is a window from the candidate division WOR-3 bacterium genome containing:
- the selD gene encoding selenide, water dikinase SelD, whose translation is MSQAQLAQALKLLPRIRDKRVLVGFNTADDAGVYQLDKNRALVQTVDLFTPVVDDPYLFGQIAAANSLSDIYAMGGKPLVAMNITGFNANLPIEDLALLLKGGQKKAREANCPIIGGHTFRNEQIFYGLSVTGLINPKRIITNAQAKPGDVIFLTKPLGTGTIAQALILKTEVREETKKIAIASMTRLNRDASEVMKKVGVNAATDVTGFGLLGHLSEMATASKVGIKVFAREVPIIEGVIELVEKGIIDSGVMMNKYSFGANISFSENLPSFYQTILFGSESSGGLLISCPKKKAEKMGERLKKKGVFYKIIGEVVSENPGKIIVL
- a CDS encoding amidohydrolase, which translates into the protein MNKSFIIKGNIHTLSDDDVYFYLVIKDGKIAGVEKNNFPSPLPLIDYQEYHIFPGFIDNHCHLLETGLNLIFPDLTGIEKLSDLFEMLSVEKKSLAPFGVIFAFNFEPDKIKEKRFPHRRELDRVIDKIPVIIFRQDGHSCVLNTKGLSLVFPNEIPEGMELDRYKEPTGLLRGKANEIASSYFKSRLDEEGKKLAFREGVSRAIKKGVTTLVAMVREEDIKTLLDLIPSLPISVIIFPQTLNIKMVKELGLNRIGGCILIDGSFGSHTAALREDYSDKKGENGILYFSDEDLFRFQEEADKEGLQMAFHCIGDRAIDQVLRGFERILQDNPLRHRIEHCELVPPDLLRRLAKLKILPSVQPAFEYFWGGEGKMYHSRLGERIKFTNPYRSFLEQGLIVLGGSDSPITPLDPILGIKSAVFHPNEKERLDRKSAIYLFTKFGAYGICQEDEIGMLKESYWADFIVLKENLLVKESEIVAVYKRGKKIL